One genomic region from Phragmites australis chromosome 1, lpPhrAust1.1, whole genome shotgun sequence encodes:
- the LOC133905237 gene encoding alpha-1,3-arabinosyltransferase XAT3-like has translation MKGGVGDKAGRGGRLPPALRLESQRFRLLSIVVGCFLFCLVFLLSSRPDATAFVISQSNHVSPRASLEDARRPAVKTLRSSAGFGRDFHVDILPAQQGQGESHGHLRQSVEQNNDKAVTEWVRDTVIVEERSDVEGEAEPNEAERGSNAAASTSSSDEHAAPGVEKAAEDDAVRTTAAQPAVETTSTRLDQPEEKHQVGGQIKLQEQPARPRQQQEESKESTRPGDQKTRPPLCDFADFRSDVCDFAGDIRMDANASAFVVVNPAGGASGQMTHRVRPYPRKGDETCMGRVTEITVRATADAAAAPRCTRTHTAPAVVFSIGGYTGNIFHDFSDVIVPLYNTVQRYRSDVQLVMANVDSWWLVKYDKLLRELSRHAPLDLSKAGASGEVHCFGHAVVSLRAHRELIIERERSLDGLSTLDFTRFLRRALSLPRDAPTRLGDGTGRKPRLLIISRRRTRILLNLDAVVRAAEEVGFEAIVNESDVANDIAQVGRLINSCDALVGVHGAGLTNTMFLPPGATMVQIVPWGGLQWMARADYGEPAEAMGLRYIQYEVAVGESTLKDKYPRDHEIFTNPTALHKKGFMFIRQTLMDGQDITVDVSRFREVLLQVLNNLAQ, from the exons ATGAAGGGCGGAGTAGGCGACAAGGCCGGGAGGGGCGGCAGGCTGCCGCCGGCGCTGCGGCTGGAGTCGCAGCGGTTCAGGCTGCTGTCCATCGTCGTCGGCTGCTTCCTCTTCtgcctcgtcttcctcctctcctcccgccCCGACGCCACCGCCTTCGTCATCAGCCAGTCCAATCACG TGAGCCCCAGGGCGTCGTTGGAGGACGCGCGCAGGCCGGCCGTCAAGACGCTGCGCTCGTCCGCCGGCTTCG GTCGGGATTTCCATGTGGACATCCTGCCGGCGCAGCAGGGACAGGGGGAGAGCCACGGCCACCTGCGGCAGAGCGTCGAGCAGAACAACGACAAGGCAGTCACAGAAT GGGTTAGAGACACGGTGATCGTGGAGGAGAGGAGCGACGTCGAGGGAGAAGCAGAGCCAAACGAGGCAGAGCGTGGCAGCAATGCCGCTGCCTCTACGTCAAGCTCCGACGAGCACGCCGCACCAG GTGTCGAGAAGGCGGCCGAAGACGATGCCGTGCGGACCACGGCCGCGCAACCAGCCGTCGAAACGACGTCGACTCGGCTCGACCAGCCAG AGGAGAAGCACCAAGTTGGCGGTCAGATCAAGCTCCAGGAGCAGCCAGCTCGGCCGCGGCAACAGCAAGAGGAGAGCAAGGAATCAACAC GCCCCGGGGACCAGAAGACGCGGCCGCCGTTGTGCGACTTTGCGGACTTCCGCTCCGACGTCTGCGACTTCGCCGGCGACATCCGCATGGACGCCAACGCGTCGGCGTTCGTCGTCGTCAACCCAGCGGGCGGCGCGAGCGGCCAGATGACGCACAGGGTCCGGCCGTACCCTCGGAAGGGCGACGAGACGTGCATGGGCCGCGTTACCGAGATCACGGTGCGGGCGACggccgacgcggcggcggcgccacggTGCACGAGGACGCACACCGCGCCGGCAGTCGTGTTCTCGATCGGGGGGTACACGGGCAACATCTTCCACGACTTCTCCGACGTCATCGTCCCGCTGTACAACACCGTGCAGCGCTACCGCAGCGACGTGCAGCTCGTCATGGCCAACGTGGACTCCTGGTGGCTCGTCAAGTACGACAAGCTCCTCCGCGAGCTGTCGCGCCACGCGCCGCTCGACCTCTCCAAGGCCGGCGCCAGCGGGGAGGTGCACTGCTTCGGCCACGCCGTGGTGAGCCTCCGCGCGCACCGGGAGCTCATCATCGAGCGTGAGCGCAGCCTGGACGGGCTCTCGACGCTGGACTTCACGCGGTTCCTCCGGCGCGCGCTGTCTCTGCCCCGGGACGCGCCCACGCGCCTCGGCGACGGCACGGGCCGCAAGCCCCGCCTGCTGATCATCTCTCGCCGCCGCACCCGGATACTCCTGAACCTCGACGCCGTGGTCCGCGCGGCCGAGGAGGTGGGCTTCGAGGCCATCGTCAACGAGTCGGACGTCGCCAACGACATCGCGCAGGTTGGGCGGCTGATCAACTCGTGCGACGCGCTGGTGGGCGTGCATGGCGCGGGGCTGACCAACACGATGTTCCTGCCGCCGGGCGCGACGATGGTGCAGATCGTGCCGTGGGGCGGCCTGCAGTGGATGGCGCGGGCGGACTACGGCGAGCCCGCGGAAGCGATGGGGCTCAGGTACATCCAGTACGAGGTCGCCGTCGGCGAGAGCACGCTCAAAGACAAGTACCCCAGAGATCACGAGATCTTTACCAACCCAACGGCGCTGCACAAGAAGGGCTTCATGTTCATTAGGCAGACGCTCATGGACGGCCAGGACATCACCGTCGACGTCAGCCGCTTCAGGGAGGTGTTGCTCCAGGTGCTCAACAACCTCGCGCAGTAG